The bacterium genomic interval TGCCGTATTCAAATAGTATAGAAAACCGGGCGTCATACTCGGATTCTGGGAGAAAGTCAAACCCGCAATTCCCTGATGAACCGATGCTGAGTATCCACTAAAAATACTGGATGCGGAGGGGCCATCATTCGGATTAATGCCTCCCGGACCAGTTGGATTACTGCTGCTGTCATCGCCACTGCATCCACTCATTGAGACAGCAATTGCAACAAATGCAATGCTTACAAGTAGAGCCGCTGTACTCATCTTCATAATATACTCCTAACTGATTGTAGTGTTTCAAACCATTCAACAAAACCGGAAGTGATACTATACACCGGTTGTTTAACAAGGAGCGATGGTAAACGGATGAAACTTCCAAGTCAAATGGGCAAGAATCGTTACAAACGTTGGGTGTAATCTGGATCACATTTTTATTGCATATATTTTGTGTTGATACTGCTACAATACACCTTAACCGGTTGTTAACAATAAGGAAAGGGCTTGTTTTTTCAGACAGTCCGAAATCATTGAATGATGCGAGTGACACCTCGAATTGCAGCAATTAGCAGTACAATCGCTAAAAGATATTTGATTTGAACCGGTGCAAACCGTTTTGCTGCGTTACTTGAACCAAGCCATCCGCCCAGAATCGCTACTGCAATCATTGGGGTAAGATTACCCAAGAGTAACTGACCTGATACTAAGCGACCGACTAACCCAGCTAACGAATTCGCTAAGATAAAGAGTGCGGCAATGGCAGCCGTTTGTTTAATGGTTGCCCATCGGAAAAAAAGTAGCACCGGACTAAGAATAACTCCACCACCGATTCCGACAACTCCAGATAGCGCTCCAATCGATGCACCAATCATCGATAAAATGAGTGATTTTGGTGACTTGAGTTTATCGACTGGTGTTTCATTCAAAGGCAGTAACATCCGGAACGCAGCGGCAACAAAGGCACAAGCGAGTAGTCCATCGAATACTGCTTGGTGGATAGGAAAATAACCACCCAAAAAAGCGGCGGGAACTGATCCCAGTAAAAATGGCAAAGCTGTCTTTCTATTGAGAAATCCTGCTCCGGTAAAATTGCAGAACGCAATACCGGATACGATTAC includes:
- a CDS encoding sulfite exporter TauE/SafE family protein, whose product is METTALTLLILLVAILYSSVGHGGASGYLAVLSLFAFPAKEASTTALVLNVIVSGIAFCNFTGAGFLNRKTALPFLLGSVPAAFLGGYFPIHQAVFDGLLACAFVAAAFRMLLPLNETPVDKLKSPKSLILSMIGASIGALSGVVGIGGGVILSPVLLFFRWATIKQTAAIAALFILANSLAGLVGRLVSGQLLLGNLTPMIAVAILGGWLGSSNAAKRFAPVQIKYLLAIVLLIAAIRGVTRIIQ